One Rhodoferax ferrireducens T118 DNA segment encodes these proteins:
- a CDS encoding c-type cytochrome, producing MNKPTLLLATLSLAFLAACGQKDAPAPATAPAPVAAPAPAPVAENTVGKSVFGRVCAMCHAVGAAGAPKPGDKADWGPRIAQGNDVLYKHALEGFTGAKGQMPARGANATLTDDEVKAAVNYMADQAR from the coding sequence ATGAACAAACCCACCCTGCTGCTGGCGACACTGAGCCTGGCCTTTTTGGCCGCTTGCGGACAAAAAGACGCCCCCGCACCTGCCACAGCGCCGGCACCTGTGGCTGCGCCTGCACCCGCTCCGGTGGCCGAGAACACCGTGGGCAAGTCGGTCTTTGGCAGGGTCTGTGCCATGTGCCACGCCGTGGGTGCGGCTGGTGCGCCCAAGCCGGGCGACAAAGCCGACTGGGGTCCGCGAATCGCCCAAGGCAATGACGTTCTTTATAAGCACGCGCTTGAGGGCTTCACCGGCGCCAAGGGCCAGATGCCCGCGCGCGGGGCCAATGCGACGCTGACCGATGACGAAGTCAAGGCCGCCGTCAATTACATGGCAGATCAGGCGCGCTGA
- a CDS encoding NosR/NirI family protein produces the protein MVFAMGTGGARAATGSYNAELPPELNSAKNLCALVPCSDVFPGASSFSERMGQPPYVEAYGEHKDDNKDTKSTKKDETQSHRGPNNGKKELLGYVMLSTDITDMPAYSGKPVVTLIGMDLKGRFVGVKVLKHSEPILLLGIPESALLNFNQQYVGKSVADKIEVGQSRPDEGVLGVDAISGATVTVITQNQVMMTAGTAVARQVGILAPTVREPARFAASGQHLSWAQLVKQGSVQRLQVLPQDVGMERGSEPFIELWFGDLNHPDIGASLLGENVWNNLHLQFKEGEHAIFIIRTAGTESFKGSGFVRGGIYDRVQVKQGADSFTFRDTDYLNLYGLAAAGAPAFTESAIFIIRSKTFSAAYPWKLSFLGNRVDRATGKRSFATFDAKYWLAADLLLGGRPVMEETAAPWVQVWKSRAVGIALFAALLIMVTVVYAFREKLTRRSTHKNKWPVNAFKYSAWALSIGFVGFGVMAQPSITQVLTWLHTLLFHWTWSLFLSDPFIFLFWIFIILTVFLYGRGLFCGWMCPFGSLSEALYKLGGLIGLKRFQGHLPRVWHDRLKWVKYAVFFGLLTVSLFSLGLAEMLSEVEPFKTTFLVGISHRAWPYGLFVCAILGLSIFIERPYCKYICPLGAALAMPSTFRWFGLPRKQDCNSCKACAVGCGSLAIDADGRIDHRECLHCLDCLVLYTDVKGCPPLAKERKRRERDGLEITPIGRDGYFIPIHATPMDAKVSQGPDPRMPTDPVPRPHKTQARFGRALWLELVDHLWPWSAEGWTSQRALQIAGLSLALAATVAWVLAATGRLSASAIIGWWIGWSVYEVLIRLSGRRYVKDGPWWQGHYRYASVMDMLSYVGFKNLLIGAALFLSLKAVGLLLV, from the coding sequence ATGGTGTTTGCCATGGGCACAGGCGGTGCGCGCGCGGCCACCGGCTCCTACAACGCGGAGCTGCCGCCTGAACTCAACAGCGCCAAAAATTTGTGCGCCCTCGTGCCCTGTTCAGACGTGTTTCCTGGTGCCAGCAGCTTTTCTGAACGCATGGGCCAGCCGCCTTATGTTGAGGCCTATGGCGAGCACAAGGACGACAACAAGGACACGAAGAGCACGAAGAAAGATGAGACGCAGTCCCATCGTGGGCCGAACAACGGCAAGAAGGAACTGCTGGGCTATGTGATGCTGTCCACCGACATCACCGACATGCCGGCCTACTCGGGCAAGCCGGTCGTCACGCTGATCGGCATGGACCTGAAGGGCCGCTTCGTGGGCGTGAAGGTGCTCAAGCATTCCGAGCCCATCCTGCTGCTGGGCATCCCCGAATCGGCGCTGCTGAACTTCAACCAGCAATACGTTGGCAAGTCGGTCGCCGACAAGATTGAGGTCGGCCAGTCCCGGCCTGATGAAGGCGTGCTGGGTGTCGATGCGATCTCGGGCGCTACCGTCACCGTGATCACGCAAAACCAGGTCATGATGACAGCGGGCACGGCGGTTGCGCGCCAAGTCGGCATCCTCGCGCCGACGGTGCGCGAGCCGGCCCGCTTTGCAGCGAGCGGCCAGCATCTGAGTTGGGCGCAGCTGGTCAAGCAGGGCAGCGTGCAGCGTCTGCAGGTGTTACCCCAAGACGTGGGCATGGAGCGCGGCAGCGAGCCCTTTATTGAGCTGTGGTTTGGCGACCTCAACCACCCTGACATCGGCGCCAGCCTGCTCGGGGAGAACGTCTGGAACAACCTCCACTTGCAGTTCAAGGAAGGCGAGCACGCCATCTTCATCATCCGCACGGCGGGCACCGAATCATTCAAAGGCTCGGGCTTTGTGCGCGGTGGCATATACGACCGCGTGCAAGTCAAGCAGGGGGCGGATTCCTTCACCTTTCGCGACACCGACTACCTCAACCTCTATGGCCTTGCCGCAGCCGGGGCACCGGCCTTTACTGAATCCGCCATCTTCATCATCCGCTCCAAGACCTTCTCTGCGGCCTATCCCTGGAAGCTGTCATTCTTGGGCAACCGCGTGGACCGTGCCACCGGCAAGCGCAGCTTTGCCACCTTCGATGCCAAATACTGGCTGGCCGCCGACCTGTTGCTAGGCGGCCGACCGGTGATGGAAGAAACCGCAGCGCCCTGGGTGCAGGTGTGGAAATCGCGCGCCGTGGGAATTGCCTTGTTCGCCGCCTTGCTGATCATGGTCACCGTGGTCTATGCCTTTCGTGAAAAACTCACCCGCCGTTCAACCCACAAGAACAAGTGGCCGGTGAATGCCTTTAAATACAGCGCCTGGGCCCTGAGCATCGGCTTTGTCGGCTTTGGTGTCATGGCGCAGCCTTCCATCACCCAGGTGCTGACCTGGCTGCACACCCTGCTGTTTCATTGGACCTGGTCTCTTTTTCTCTCCGACCCCTTCATTTTCCTGTTCTGGATTTTTATCATCCTCACCGTGTTTCTGTACGGGCGTGGCCTGTTCTGCGGCTGGATGTGTCCGTTTGGCTCCCTGTCCGAGGCCCTGTACAAGCTCGGTGGCCTGATCGGCTTGAAGCGCTTTCAGGGTCACTTGCCACGCGTCTGGCACGACCGGCTCAAGTGGGTGAAGTACGCGGTGTTCTTCGGCCTGCTGACGGTGTCTTTGTTTTCCTTGGGTCTGGCCGAAATGCTGTCCGAGGTGGAGCCCTTCAAGACCACTTTCCTGGTGGGCATCAGCCATCGCGCCTGGCCTTATGGCCTGTTTGTCTGCGCGATTCTGGGCCTGTCGATCTTCATCGAGCGGCCCTACTGCAAATACATCTGCCCGCTCGGCGCCGCGCTGGCCATGCCCAGCACCTTCCGCTGGTTCGGCCTGCCGCGCAAGCAGGACTGCAACAGCTGCAAAGCCTGCGCCGTCGGTTGCGGCTCGCTGGCGATCGACGCCGATGGCCGCATCGACCACCGCGAATGTCTGCACTGCCTGGATTGCCTGGTGCTGTACACCGATGTGAAAGGTTGCCCGCCACTGGCCAAGGAACGCAAGCGACGCGAACGGGACGGACTGGAGATCACGCCCATTGGGCGCGACGGCTATTTCATTCCGATCCACGCCACTCCGATGGATGCCAAGGTCAGCCAGGGCCCCGACCCGCGCATGCCGACCGACCCGGTGCCGCGGCCCCACAAAACACAGGCCCGGTTCGGGCGGGCACTCTGGCTTGAATTGGTGGACCACCTGTGGCCCTGGAGCGCCGAGGGATGGACGTCGCAACGGGCGCTACAGATCGCCGGCTTGTCGCTGGCGCTGGCCGCCACCGTGGCTTGGGTGCTGGCGGCGACGGGGCGCCTGTCCGCCAGCGCCATCATTGGCTGGTGGATCGGCTGGAGCGTCTACGAAGTCCTGATTCGACTGTCGGGGCGCCGCTATGTGAAGGACGGCCCCTGGTGGCAGGGCCATTACCGCTATGCCAGTGTCATGGACATGCTGAGTTACGTGGGCTTCAAAAACTTGCTCATCGGTGCCGCGTTGTTTCTGAGCCTCAAAGCAGTGGGGCTGCTACTGGTATGA